The sequence GCAACAGTGTAAGTTAGAGAATAACAGAAGCAGATGTGGTGAATGTACTGTCTCAGGTAAGTAGTTGTAGGTTTCCCACAAAatttaagttaaccctttgaaacctgagcgattAGCTTGATTTTTCACTAAAATATCAACTAAAGGCAAAACAAGAATGGCtcaaacattagcaagaaataagcaaaagtatacaagaaaattagctgaaataagcacaaaaaagaaaagtaaaagtacaaaatgacattaaaaaaagatcaaataaagtaaaaactaatgatttttgataataatattttttctttttttctgtaacataatgtaGATATAtcatactactaataataatatatagttttcttgatattttttcctatttatttgttttttttatatatataattctctccttctttttagagttgttttttttttcaggtaatttgcaggacattctCTGCCAAGTagctcactgtttttttccccaattttttgaaagaaatcaaaccactgtGCGTatgttccaaagggttaaatgcgtGTGAAATGTTTGGCTCAACAATGCATTCAgcatgtcgatccaggtttcaaagagttgaTACAGTTAATGAATTTACTGTCTATATTAAAGATTTGCAGTAAGTTCAATTGTAGGGATGGGGAAAAAATTGATTCAGAGTAGAATcgcaatattttgtgtggcaatgATGTATCGATACACAAATGGCCAATATcaattttttaccatttttttgattaattatcaTATACCTTTGTATTACCTCTGTATTAAAAACAACTAGTGTGAGAAACTTAGTAGATAAAGCAGATGCTGATAAATTTTACCTTGGgacataatatacagtataaaaaaggtaataaatctcAGTATATCACAAATTATGTTATTGCAATTCTCACCACAGTAATATTATATCATGACAAAAGTATTGTGATGATATCAtattgtggggcctctggtgattatACCCCTGTTAAAATGTATGTTAGGCTTTGAGGgaaaagcagcagaaatgtAAATTGTAAATTGGCTAAAACTACTGTTATGGTCTTTTAAATCTACtctttgctgtattttcatttttcttatcaAAGTAACTTTAGGTGAGTGTGGCTGCTTTCCTACGAACAGACAGTCTCCTAGTAAATCACATTCCACTCTCTGACGTGCAGTGACTGATCTTTTTAACTGCTGGCGTTTGTAAACCAATCTCAACAGTGAAAGGCCAGGAGGAGGAAGTAGTATGTCCTTTACCATCTGTCTTTGTACTGCTTCGGTAGTGTAGATgtaaaaagttgacattttaaaagcaaataagaagaaaagaacaaaactggGCTCACCTCTGAGAGTTAAGAGTGTCAGCAACACAGCCAGCCCCATTATCCTCAAGTAGAGCTGCTGGGATGCCATCTTGTACCCACTCAGTCTTTACAGAGctgcttaaaaacaacaactgtgcATGAAACTGCTTCACAACCAGAGGGGAGAAGTGGGCGGAAACCCAGACTTTCCAAGTGGAAACTGGCCTATGGGGGTGGAATGTCGTTTACCTCCTCGCCTACAGAGACAAGACTGCCACTGGGAGATTTTCCGCTCTAAAATGAATTTTCATGTGCGTCCCAGGTACTTTTCCATCTCCCATAGATACAGTGCAGGAGCAGcagtgagagggaaaaaaaaacagagtaaagtaaagtaacagAATGCGATTTGTTATGCAGGTTTGCTCTCTAAATATCTATCTGTGAAAAGGTATTTAGGAATGCAATTTGTAAATTTCTGAAGCAAGTTGCTGCAGTGCTTCAAATAATAGACTATACTTCCCAACACACATACTATCATACTCTAAAGTATGCTAGAGAAAGATCTGGTATGTCGCAGTATATGTGTCAATGCGGTATGCCAAACATACTTGGATCTCCTACTATACGTGGTtggattttgcagtatgcagGCCAGTAAGCTTTTATTGTCTATTCTGACCCACAAACCTCTGTACAGTGGCGATATGTCATATCGACTGAGATGCAAACAGATGACAGCTGTTAAGCTGCAGTGACAGAAAACGCCGCATTCAAGTGAaaagaatagaaataaaaagaatagaaatgttttaagttaacaaaataatcagagaaattaccaacaaaaaatgaaataacagagaaatgcatatgCCAGTTTTATTGTTGTCAATCCAAAATATTAGAGTCTACATTGTATGCAGTTAGAACTCAAATGTAAACACTGCAAAATATCAAGAGCAGAGCTCTCCAGGTTGATATCCAGCTCTGGCGAGCTAATCAAATGGCGTGTTGTTTAATCTCCCTGAAAACGGATATATGAGAAAGAGGGTCAGGGTTCAGGGCGCAGTGTTAGAAAGAAGTAGGATGTTCTGATTGTGTGCAAACTGAATGCAACAATACGTGCTTTGTAAGGGCAGCTGTTTACCtactaaatgaaaaagaataagTATGTGATTTAGAAAGCAGTCACAGTTTTCCTCTGTGAGTATCTTGGAACCAATTGTACACCTTTCAGCCAAGAGGCAATCTCCggtgctgaaaaatgaaaccaatgcGAAAGAGCCATAAACAGTTCTTGAAAGCCCAactgaggctggctccaagagcgagtaaatccccatagacccccttcttaaacagcagaaattaacatgtttacagcttggtacaaaaaaaaaagtggttttggtctctatactCTACTATGTACCATGTACTGTATACTTCTCTGCTCAAGTATATCTGGAAAGCTTTTTGTGCTCTATCTGCCAGAATTTTTTTCACTTGCTGTATGTGAGGAAGAGGTGTTACACCCTTTCTATCATGCAGCAGGTGAGAGACTTAATTTACTGTATGAAAGGAGAGAGTGAACAAACTCTGGCAGGTGGAGTGCAAAAAAATTGATTGCATTTGTCAAGCAGTTTTCTGGTCAACTGActactcaaagcacttttacactatGTGTGACATTAACCTATTCACACCAAACTCACACCTGCTATACATTAACCATTCATAGACACTCGCACTCAAATGGTGCAACATCAGGAGCAATTTAGGATTCAGCATTCAGTACCTGTTGACTGGAGAAGCCGGGAATTGAACCCTAGACCTTGCAGTAGGAGGACAACCCgttctacctctgagccacccttccaaaaaaaaaaaagtccagataTTTCACAAGTGACAACAACATTCAGCCTATCGAGCCCTCAGCAAGCATAAGCAGCAACTTGCTCTAAAAATAGTTTGGAGATGTGCAGAGCTTTGCCAAAATGGAGCCAGGGcgtgcagtttttttcaaacaagCGACATGTCACATCTTCACTGACACAAAGAGCAGGATAAGACATCCTCAGAAGAAAAGACTCGATCTGTACTCTGTACTTTTGGAAGCATGGTGCTTTGTAGCTAATACGCCTGAGTTTCTACCAGTCTACCAGTTTAGAGCCTTTGTAATCAAGGCTGTGTCATCAATGGAGGGTGTTGCATAATGCTAGCAGCAAGACGGCAGACCTGCAATCTTGTGTTCTGATATTATGGATACTTGTTTTTATCCAGAAGCAAGTACGGACCAACCATTAATGAGAccactgtgcattttttaaaaatgatttctcaTATGAGGTCTCTATTGTTGCCTTCTACAAACTCTCTTTCCAATCTGTAGAGTATGACATGCCCACTGTTACCATCACAATTTGCACTTGAGGTAATTGAAAAGctatcagtttttttaatggaaaggGTCTGAACAGTTCAAGTTAGGCATGGGAATGTGAGGAGAACACATTCAGTGTTGTTGGGAAAGGGATATAAGTGTTTTAAATCGAGCTTGAGTTGGTTTAGTTTCTTAAAAATCCAACTTTCCATTCCTAATGGGAAGATTTTTTGATATTGTTTATGAAAAGTTACTTAACTCTTACTTAAATGACTGCTGAATGGAGTCACTGTGTTGATCAGTCATTAAATCCCCATTAAACAGCTATGCGTACAGTAATCAGCCTTTCTAATGCTAGATTGAATGATAAACTGTGACTTTATAGAGGTTTCATTCAGAAATCCTCACTTGACTGGGCTTGAACTTgtaatgtgatgtgtgtgtgtgtgtgtgtgtgtgtgtgtgtgtgtgtgtgtgtgtgagtgtgagagagagagagagagagagacagagagggaaagtgtTTGGTTGAGAACTACAAACAGTCTCTCTGAATGAGCTGGAATGCAGGAAACCCAGAGGCTGGCAGACGATTGCACAAACTTTCATGATGGATATGGAAAGAAGGTTAAGTGAGCGacacaaaagacagacagagtaAAGGGAGACAGAGGAATACAGATGACGTAAATGGAGAGGATGAATTAGTTTCTATAACTTtgcttttctatattttattgttCAGCCTCTGACGAAAGTGGCTGAATCTGTTTTATGAACTCTTGCATTCCTGCAGCTTTCACACAGAAGTTCAGCTGTCCCCTAACGCTGTGTGTTAAAGGGGAGATGTCAGCTCATTCTGAAGTGTATTGAACTGAACAATTTTAAGTCACGGCCGGTGTGCTGTAAAGCTCAGTGAAAGGCACAAGCCACAGCACTATGCACAGACATGCCTATgatctcctctgtgtttttattcattgaGAGGACGCAGGCTGAGTTCTTGACTCCTACTGAGTGAGTCTTATCAAAGGCTCACTGACCTCAGGCACATATTTTCATTGCAGATGACGAACAAAAACACTAAAGGGAAAACAGATGTCTTTAGATTTATGAGCAAAATCTGAGGTTTAAAAATCTTTGCTTGAAAGCCTTAAAACATGATGCGTCATCTGACCTGCGGTTTGTCTCTCCCATCCAAATGTACAGTAccacacactgagctgaaaagAAGAGGCAAACTCCTGAAATAAACAGTGCCTCAGATTTAGGTGCAAAGCTTCTTTTTGTTTGCCCACAAAACCATGAAATGACATCTCTGTGTCTGAGCCTTTATGGAAAAAGATAAAGCAAAAGAATATAATCCTTTCagatatgttgttttgtttgttgttgcaggAATCACAAATTGAAAAACACCGTAAGATCAGAAATATTAGACATATACATTGAACTTTGCTCCAAAACATCTTTCCTCATTTTGTTTCTTCACTCACTCTTTGTCTCTGCTTCCATCTTTCTCCTCACGCTCAACTTTACAATCTGAGTGTTGTAACCTGAGTCCTATTTATTTTAGTGTCTGACACTTCTACACGCAGACATCCCAGACACCCCTCAagttcacacaaacactcctcAACCAAAGAACAAATCGCAAACTCAAAGTCAGACTGCAGTGAAAGCCTTTGATTACCTAAAATATGTGCAGATGTTcctttttcaaatttcatttttcatttaacccCAACTAATCCAGCACCCATTTAAAATATGCCTATTTGAGATAGGCCAATTACTTGGCCTCTGCCAGGCCCTGCTGAATTGATGGTCCAGAGGGGTCCTGGTCTGTCTACAGAGTGTCCGCCTTGTGTGACAAAGGTAGCCATCCCTGCCCCCTTACTCACATATGGACaccagacacacaaacacaaacacacacacacaaagactcacAGTCTAGCGATAAAGTCATCAACTTGTTGACTTTAAGGATTGTTAGGataaggcaaaagaggcacacagtaaggtatagaaaaaaacatcagacaggaagtaaacaccAAACTCCTGCATGatagtccagtgtttgtttgatttatccacctcccctccagcctgctccttatattacgtctTTACCGGCAGAGTTTCAGGCTGCGGCAGTCCAGAGGCGTATCAGGTTCTATCTGGCCGCATTCTCTACTGACGCCGACCATCGGCGCATTATGCCGCTGCGACTGGTGCCGTCTGGCCGTCCAGCCATTTGTCGGTGTATAATAACGCTGTGAATGGTTCTGTCcggccatgttctcagctgatgatgTCCCGCGGCATATCATGTGGTCACAAAAGGTGGCCTTTGGCAACGGGATATTttgctgaaagcactgcaaaagccaCCTGCGGCTCAGAATGAAccataaagtgtaaaaataatggataaagCCAACGTgcctcattgttttttttgaagCCTCCAGTTCAGCatttggctgttgccatcttgggtTATTGGAGCCAGACGTGACCATAATTGGGCAACAGTCTGGAGCTGctgaggagcgaggggtggatctgtcTCATGGACTGTGGTGACAtattgcagacagcctgtcactgcAAGCAATCACAACCCTCAACATGCATCACTTTAAGCCTTTATAAACTTTGAACTTTTAAAAGTGCCAGTACAACCATGTTCAAAGACACCACTGTGAGTAAAGGGCCTGCATTCAAGACTCATTCTCAAATAAAGGTTCAGAAGTACTATCAGCAAAATTTTTGGTTGCCAGTTAATTTGGTATACTTTCTTAAAACTAATACAGTCTAATACAACAGTCCTGTAATCTATCCTTCCTTAAAGCTTACACagatagtttttttgtttaaacatttaattttaaacttaATGTCAATCAGCATCTCTCTAAAATAGCTTAAGCAAAATCTCTGATTGTtacaaccatagactgtaatgAAGGTTGTAACCATAGACTTTTATTAGGGCTTAACGTTAAGCACAATAAAGGGTGATAGTGTGATAGGGCGATAGTGTCATTGGCTTCTCACTCAGCTCCACCCCTCGCCCCTCCAATGTGCCAGGCTCTCTCCAAAATActgtcacttctggctccaaaaaaccaagatggtgatggccaaaatgccaaattcggGGATTCAAAACAGGCGTCCACAGACCAATTGGTGATGTCATGGTCGctacatccatttttttctcacagtctATGATTTTAACAAGAAGTTAGACCTTTCATTAGTGTAATTGACACAAACATGAAGTTACTGTGTTGGATAACATACTGCATATGTCTCTATGTGTGACTGACTTCAGGCAAACAAAAGTATAATTGATTATGCATAACCCATAATTCAAACCAAGTGTAAAATCCCAGTTTGTGGCGAAGGAGAGGGTTACCACCTGAATACCTTTCTTACAACCCAAACCATTTTGCTGCaaggtcaaaggtttaaatactggggagaggtgtctgaatgcagcacactAAAAGTGATGTCGAAAAGGTGAAATAAATTTAGAGGACAAGATACATAGATATCCCTGTACTActacatttttatctttattcagAAAAATGGTCAGTGTTAATAAAACataagtgttaaaataaaagcgTTCAAACTGCTTGAGATTGTTTAAACTGTAAACATTCAACAGTAAAGCTGACTTTTATCTCCGTTCTTCACCCTGTCTCCACTCTGCTTCATCTCTCAGGTTGAGGGTCAGGCTCTGGACTATCGTAGCCCAGCTCTGCGCCGATGGGAAAGTGAGCCCAGAAGGTGCGAGCCAGCTCCTCCATCCCGTCATAAGCTGCTCGGGCTCGCAGCTCCTCCAACCACCCGAAAAAGTCTGATGACCACAGGCCCCAGTAGGGTAGGCTTCTCTTCTCCCTCACCTCCCCTCCTCCGttgctctcctctgctcctgtcagaggagacagtgacagacagaggTGTGAACGCTGTTTCACGCCTTGTCCTTTATGTCAGAATGTCTATTTATTACACTGTCAAGTCCGTTCATGTGTTACCCCTTAAAGTCTTCACCAAGAAAAaaggatggatttttttttttttttcagtttttatgtctttgcggctataataacatttcttttttttttttttacataacccagattttttaaaaatataggcATGGTTTGACTTAAtggtaaaacatttttacaaactaCAAATCATTTGGTGTTTGATACTTGCAATTTATTCTTATGTCAACGTATATCAATTTGGGACCATGAAATTAGTCATACTGAAGGTTCTAATATTATTTCTACACGTATTTACAATTGCAGTACTtgaaaatgtctcagaaatggtgaaaaaataatactgaTATCATTTCTTTTACCAAATATAAAAttgaataatattaaatatggtATTAATAGCAGTTAATACTCcaaagaaactgtaaaatcaaTATCTTATAATCACTGCTTTTGTCATAAAAGGCCAACCGAACTGTTTAGagtaagtaaaagaaaaatcatatttagGAAGTTTTTTCACCATATATGGAATGAGTAATATTAATTGTATAATTTAAAATCATTGAATGATCAGAAGTTCATTTGTATCTCAGCAGgtcagttttaatttaattatctgAGATTCGCCAGCTTTACCACAGAAGGCCAAATCGACCattaattgaaatattatttgacccttattagaattttttttttaaataaaaagttacataagACCTCTAAAACTATaacatgttgaataaatatGTCTGCCGTGGACAAATCCTACTTCCTGTAGGATTCTAAGTAAAAAGGCAAACTACTTACATACAAAATGACgtctagtggatttttttaagcataaaatACCTAAACCGAATGAGAGATTGATCAGTCGGGTTGAGTTAAATTCAACACATTTGTCATCAAGATATGGcaactcaaaatgtgctctaccaaacGGTTGAGCAGGATGTGGTGTGTAGGAGCGTCTGACACAGGCCTACCTGTAGGAGGCAAGAAGCCGAGGAGGAGAAAATAGAGCAGCGCAGACACGTACAGAGCATTCATGCTTTCAGGAACTTAACAACTGAACACAAAAGGCTTGACCTGGATAGAAGTTATTCTTTTCTGCAGTCTGCAAgagaaatatgtgtgtgttaaattCAAGGTGCATTTAGATAATCTAAGCATCACCAGAATGTACAGAACATGCTGAATATTCTCGGGAGAACAAAACGTTCTTTAAAGAATGTGCCGAATACAACAAAACTGTATTCATCTATAAAGAAGGAAATCCATTTGTCAAGAACATATTTGCTCCAACAAATATAATCTTCTGTCCTGTCTTACCGGATCAGTAGGAGATTATGCTCATGGTCCTCTTCGTCGTCCTTCTGTTTGAGACTAATCTCACTATGAGGACTGCATCTGGATTAGAAGTGGGCAGGAAAGGtggacatgtttgtttttcgcGTATTGCCTCTTTACACCTGCCTGAAATACGTCAGAGAGCCCTTTTTCACACCTCTCATGTCCATTTGCTTTGTATAGAGGAAATGACATCATGTTTTCTAGCCATGAAGTGTTAAAATGTCCCAATGAGTTGTTAAGATGTTCTGAGGCAAGGTTGGATAATTTGAAATTAGAGGACACATGTGGATCCAGCAGCTGGGCCCTGGAGCTCCCTAATTATTTTCACtagaatatatatttaacaatGTTGTCACTGCTGTCAGAAGCTCAGTGTGAGATTTTTAGCCTGGAGCTCCTTGGAAAAATATGGATTCTTTTTTCAAGGtgaaaagagcagagaaaagcagcaggaaGAGTGGAAACGTGGATGAAAGTGGATGGAAAAAAACTATGAACCAGACAGTTTTCACACCTGCTATCCAGACAGACTGCGCCCACGTTCAGCCACAGGGCGAAAGTTAgttgtga is a genomic window of Plectropomus leopardus isolate mb chromosome 10, YSFRI_Pleo_2.0, whole genome shotgun sequence containing:
- the otos2 gene encoding otospiralin-like, encoding MRVQDCRAREDGGQLTGATTEAERNTGSMHTHAAQAKQRDTLHGKAKGCSPHSEISLKQKDDEEDHEHNLLLIRIFSMFFPESMNALYVSALLYFLLLGFLPPTGAEESNGGGEVREKRSLPYWGLWSSDFFGWLEELRARAAYDGMEELARTFWAHFPIGAELGYDSPEPDPQPER